One window of the Conexibacter sp. SYSU D00693 genome contains the following:
- a CDS encoding TldD/PmbA family protein, producing the protein MSAPLDLLTELVATAEGRCAYAEARFVHTREEGLAVRNGLVDDVEAQETAGVGIRVRVGGSWGFAATNDVTPSGLERALAEALALAEAQPRVPEAPLAPVAPATGHWVAPHERDALEVPLEERLALLLAADEAMRGDQRIARTEATLMAARIEKAFASTEGAACTQLHVECGAGIAATAVGGDELQTRSYPMAHGGLLAQAGWEHVAAMELAAHAPRVAAEAVELLTAPELPEGRRTVVLGGEQLALQVHESVGHALELDRIQLGEASYAGTSWVGAQDVREGALRYGSEQVSITADATLPLGLGTFGWDDEGVAGHRTPLVVDGVLRAALSDRTSAAALGLDASAGCARADGFARQPIVRMTNVSIEPGAAGSLDDLLADTEDGALFLETNRSWSIDDRRWHFQFGTEVAREVRGGELGRLYRNGSYAGITPQFWGSCDAVCGPQAWRPWGIGNCGKGEPGQVMRVSHGTAPARFRDVQVGVA; encoded by the coding sequence GTGAGCGCGCCGCTCGACCTGCTGACGGAGTTGGTCGCCACCGCGGAGGGGCGCTGCGCGTACGCCGAGGCGCGCTTCGTCCACACCCGCGAGGAAGGGCTGGCCGTCCGCAACGGGCTCGTCGACGACGTCGAGGCCCAGGAGACCGCGGGCGTCGGCATCCGCGTGCGCGTCGGCGGCAGCTGGGGCTTCGCCGCCACCAACGACGTCACGCCCTCGGGGCTCGAGCGCGCGCTGGCCGAGGCGCTCGCGCTCGCCGAGGCCCAGCCGCGGGTGCCCGAGGCGCCGCTCGCGCCGGTGGCGCCCGCGACCGGCCACTGGGTTGCGCCGCACGAGCGCGACGCGCTGGAGGTCCCGCTGGAGGAGCGCCTCGCCCTGCTGCTCGCGGCCGACGAGGCGATGCGCGGCGACCAACGGATCGCCCGCACGGAGGCGACGCTCATGGCCGCCCGCATCGAGAAGGCCTTCGCGTCCACCGAGGGCGCCGCGTGCACGCAGCTGCACGTCGAGTGCGGGGCCGGCATCGCCGCGACCGCCGTCGGCGGCGACGAGCTGCAGACGCGCTCGTACCCGATGGCCCACGGCGGCCTGCTGGCCCAGGCGGGCTGGGAGCACGTCGCGGCGATGGAGCTCGCCGCCCACGCGCCGCGGGTCGCCGCCGAGGCGGTCGAGCTCCTCACCGCCCCCGAGCTCCCCGAGGGCCGGCGCACCGTCGTCCTGGGCGGCGAGCAGCTCGCGCTCCAGGTCCACGAGTCCGTCGGCCACGCGCTCGAGCTCGACCGCATCCAGCTGGGCGAGGCCAGCTACGCGGGAACGAGCTGGGTCGGCGCGCAGGACGTCCGCGAGGGCGCCCTGCGCTACGGGTCCGAGCAGGTCTCCATCACCGCCGACGCGACGCTCCCGCTCGGGCTCGGGACCTTCGGCTGGGACGACGAGGGCGTGGCCGGCCACCGGACGCCGCTCGTGGTCGACGGCGTCCTGCGAGCCGCCCTGAGCGACCGCACCTCCGCCGCCGCGCTGGGCCTCGACGCGAGCGCCGGCTGCGCCCGCGCCGACGGCTTCGCCCGCCAGCCCATCGTGCGCATGACGAACGTCTCGATCGAGCCCGGCGCGGCCGGCTCACTCGACGACCTCCTCGCCGACACCGAGGACGGCGCGCTGTTCCTGGAGACGAACCGGTCCTGGTCGATCGACGACCGCCGCTGGCACTTCCAGTTCGGCACCGAGGTCGCGCGCGAGGTGCGCGGCGGTGAGCTGGGGCGGCTCTACCGCAACGGCTCCTACGCCGGGATCACCCCGCAGTTCTGGGGCTCGTGCGACGCGGTCTGCGGGCCCCAGGCGTGGCGGCCATGGGGCATCGGCAACTGCGGCAAGGGCGAGCCCGGGCAGGTCATGCGCGTCTCGCACGGCACCGCGCCCGCGCGCTTCCGCGACGTCCAGGTCGGTGTCGCGTGA
- a CDS encoding iron-containing alcohol dehydrogenase — MAWTWQDGERTIRFGRGTVATLPELRDDGYVLLSTERALAGLPQVAERAGTVLHVPPGRVDEIAEELLGQLPTEPELVALGGGRVIDTAKALGAVTGARVAAIPTTLSAAEMTAIHRLPTSATPGTALVRPALVVNDPDLCASQPPEGLAASAANALGHAVEGPTTTLASPVPSLAGEEAARLIDAAYLVDGEDPTHRGREQLALAALLSGYTIDATKYGLHHVLSQTLVRLGGAGHGPANAAMLPHTIAALERRAPGHVDPDGSLQALARDLAARAGATRLRDLGVEQDALARCAAAAKDRPELHLTPPPADEAELLALYEAAW, encoded by the coding sequence ATGGCCTGGACCTGGCAGGACGGCGAGCGGACGATCCGCTTCGGCCGTGGGACCGTCGCGACCCTCCCTGAGCTGCGCGACGACGGCTACGTCCTGCTGAGCACCGAGCGCGCCCTGGCCGGCCTGCCGCAGGTGGCCGAGCGCGCCGGGACCGTGCTGCACGTGCCACCCGGCCGGGTCGACGAGATCGCCGAGGAGCTGCTCGGCCAGCTGCCGACCGAGCCAGAGCTCGTCGCGCTCGGCGGCGGGCGGGTCATCGACACGGCCAAGGCGCTCGGTGCGGTCACCGGCGCCCGCGTCGCGGCGATCCCCACGACGCTCAGCGCCGCCGAGATGACGGCGATCCACCGGCTGCCGACCTCGGCCACGCCGGGCACCGCGCTCGTGCGCCCCGCGCTCGTCGTCAACGACCCGGACCTCTGCGCCTCCCAGCCGCCGGAGGGCCTTGCCGCCTCGGCCGCCAACGCCCTGGGGCACGCCGTCGAGGGGCCGACGACGACCCTCGCCTCCCCCGTGCCTTCCCTGGCCGGCGAGGAGGCCGCCAGGCTGATCGACGCGGCGTACCTCGTCGACGGCGAGGACCCGACGCACCGTGGCCGCGAGCAGCTCGCCCTCGCCGCGCTGCTGTCCGGCTACACGATCGACGCGACGAAGTACGGCCTGCACCACGTGCTGTCCCAGACGCTCGTGCGCCTCGGCGGCGCCGGCCACGGCCCGGCCAACGCGGCGATGCTCCCGCACACGATCGCCGCCCTCGAGCGCCGCGCTCCCGGCCACGTCGACCCCGACGGCAGCCTGCAGGCGCTGGCGCGCGACCTCGCCGCTCGCGCCGGCGCCACGCGCCTGCGCGACCTCGGCGTCGAGCAGGACGCCCTCGCGCGCTGCGCCGCCGCGGCCAAGGACCGCCCCGAGCTGCACCTCACCCCGCCACCGGCCGACGAGGCCGAGCTCCTCGCGCTCTACGAGGCCGCCTGGTGA
- a CDS encoding LysR family transcriptional regulator, producing the protein MLDVRRLRVLHEVARRGSFSAAAEALSYTQSAISQQVAALEREAGSKLVERSARGVRLTDAGRALVSHAETILARLADAEEELQAIAGIRAGRLRLAAFPSSCATLMPVAIARFRAAHPGVELSLEPHEPPEAMVALRAGEVDLALLIESTHDGAPDDGFERTTLLDDPFHVALPADHPLADRERVRLADLADEQWMIGSTARCPDSRIFTRACEGAGFEPNIAFQLDDYLAIQGFVAAGMGVSFMPELALVAVRDDIVVRPLTGRAPFRRISVAMLEGSFRSPAKAAMLEVLCDVAAEFETRPATLALAV; encoded by the coding sequence ATGCTCGACGTCCGCCGGCTCAGGGTGCTGCACGAGGTCGCACGTCGCGGGTCGTTCTCCGCTGCGGCCGAGGCGCTGTCCTACACGCAGTCCGCGATATCCCAGCAGGTGGCCGCGCTGGAGCGCGAGGCGGGCTCGAAGCTCGTCGAGCGCAGCGCCCGCGGCGTCCGCCTCACCGACGCCGGCCGCGCGCTCGTCTCCCACGCCGAGACGATCCTCGCCCGCCTCGCCGACGCCGAGGAGGAGCTGCAGGCCATCGCCGGGATCCGCGCGGGTCGCCTGCGCCTCGCCGCGTTCCCGTCCTCGTGCGCGACGCTCATGCCCGTCGCGATCGCGCGCTTCCGCGCCGCCCACCCCGGCGTCGAGCTGAGCCTCGAGCCCCACGAGCCGCCGGAGGCCATGGTCGCCCTGCGCGCCGGCGAGGTGGACCTGGCGCTGCTCATCGAGTCCACGCACGACGGGGCGCCCGACGACGGCTTCGAGCGCACGACGCTCCTCGACGACCCCTTCCACGTCGCGCTGCCCGCCGACCACCCGCTGGCCGACCGCGAGCGGGTCCGCCTCGCCGACCTCGCCGACGAGCAGTGGATGATCGGGTCGACGGCGCGCTGTCCCGACTCGCGGATCTTCACGCGGGCATGCGAGGGCGCCGGCTTCGAGCCGAACATCGCCTTCCAGCTCGACGACTACCTCGCCATCCAGGGCTTCGTCGCCGCCGGGATGGGCGTCTCGTTCATGCCCGAGCTCGCGCTGGTGGCCGTGCGCGACGACATCGTCGTGCGCCCGCTGACGGGCCGCGCGCCGTTCCGGCGCATCTCCGTGGCGATGCTCGAGGGCTCGTTCCGCTCGCCGGCCAAAGCGGCGATGCTCGAGGTCCTGTGCGACGTCGCCGCGGAGTTCGAGACGCGCCCGGCGACGCTCGCGCTGGCGGTCTGA
- a CDS encoding nuclear transport factor 2 family protein — MSVAVEGGPSSGEDASAREAVATVRAVFAAFCRYDAPGMAAHCTDDVVFRPVTAKLARGGRPYEGREGVFEYVRDARAVWEELRPEPRHFTVMGDTVIATGTLYAWGQGRVFDHAASWTFHLRDGLVSEVTVHGTAGAARAHVGRLPA, encoded by the coding sequence GTGAGCGTCGCCGTCGAAGGCGGACCCTCGTCGGGCGAGGACGCGTCAGCCCGCGAGGCCGTCGCGACCGTCCGCGCGGTCTTCGCTGCGTTCTGCCGGTACGACGCGCCCGGGATGGCCGCGCACTGCACGGACGACGTGGTCTTCCGCCCCGTCACGGCGAAGCTCGCCCGCGGCGGGCGGCCGTACGAAGGGCGCGAGGGCGTCTTCGAGTACGTGCGTGACGCGCGCGCGGTGTGGGAGGAGCTGCGGCCCGAGCCGCGGCACTTCACCGTCATGGGCGACACCGTGATCGCCACCGGCACGCTCTACGCCTGGGGCCAGGGCCGCGTCTTCGACCACGCCGCCTCGTGGACCTTCCACCTGCGCGACGGCCTCGTCTCCGAGGTCACGGTCCACGGGACCGCGGGCGCCGCGCGCGCCCACGTGGGCCGGCTTCCGGCCTAG
- a CDS encoding penicillin acylase family protein, with protein MIWRRVVGVAALVAAGTGLAAPGAQAGVTRAEGVLPPGQSGFVSVPGILQGTGSPHLYDQSPLFSSFKRKPLTFTTADRVAGERERPIPGVQIVRDAYGVPSVTGQSDYDLWWGAGYAVAQDRLFQLEAFRRATQGRLATIQGKSVLEDDLVARRDYYTGPELDAMAARLPVELQRRAEAYRDGINAWLARARLDLTRLPGEFAVLAALPIPDWTLRDTWAVGVFLARTVPSGDGNELNNLRAVQQGGRKVLEELLPLHIKGQRSTIPAGEGRFPQGKAPTARQERRALNRSLEFVKTLPTPSSGQAAAARRKADLAPGRLGRVGGSSMFAVGDRKKKRAWLFNGPQLGFSSPELFVELELHGPGTDVRGVTAPGVPILAIGHNEHVAWGYTSGLSDEDDLYAEKLVPGQPEKYVFQGQERQMECRNETFQYTTTPAALLLDGAAPEFGSKTERICRTVHGPVQVRDGGVAYARRYAIWGRELDTFPGLSALATARSVQDVDKAMRTVTWNENLMAADDQGNIGYWHPGLFQQRPPGWDQRLPMPGTGEAEWPGFVDRSKLPAVINPRQGWLANWNNIPSQGWTTGDGEATERVTGPLHRVGILQKTVARMAKNPSFEAAEAVIRRAGASAQQRTLLGPQLRRIAKKARGGAATVLGTILAWDGDYHRTDEAGKVDAGVAAWKAFRDAAMDAALAPFGPAGRKFGTTTSSSHVYDFSNGMAYAFRTLDDRQLRLAAAAALGRLEDKFGTTDPAGWREPRTMYDVGTQGAAQPDDLPFFDRGTWEQIVELGG; from the coding sequence GTGATCTGGAGGAGGGTCGTTGGGGTCGCCGCGCTGGTCGCGGCAGGGACTGGGCTGGCGGCCCCGGGGGCGCAGGCGGGCGTCACGCGCGCCGAAGGCGTCCTGCCGCCGGGCCAGAGCGGCTTCGTCTCGGTGCCCGGGATCCTGCAGGGCACCGGCTCGCCGCACCTCTACGACCAGTCACCGCTCTTCTCGAGCTTCAAGCGCAAGCCGCTGACCTTCACGACCGCCGACCGCGTCGCCGGCGAGCGCGAGCGCCCGATCCCCGGCGTGCAGATCGTCCGCGACGCCTACGGCGTCCCGTCGGTGACCGGCCAGAGCGACTACGACCTGTGGTGGGGCGCCGGCTACGCGGTCGCGCAGGACCGCCTCTTCCAGCTCGAGGCGTTCCGTCGTGCGACGCAGGGCCGGTTGGCGACGATCCAGGGCAAGAGCGTCCTCGAGGACGACCTCGTCGCCCGCCGCGACTACTACACGGGGCCGGAGCTCGACGCCATGGCCGCGCGGCTGCCGGTCGAGCTCCAGCGCCGCGCCGAGGCCTACCGCGACGGCATCAACGCCTGGCTGGCCCGCGCGCGGCTGGACCTCACCCGGCTGCCGGGCGAGTTCGCGGTCCTGGCGGCGCTGCCGATCCCGGACTGGACGCTGCGCGACACGTGGGCCGTCGGCGTCTTCCTCGCCCGCACCGTCCCCAGCGGCGACGGCAACGAGCTCAACAACCTCCGTGCGGTGCAGCAGGGTGGCCGCAAGGTCCTCGAGGAGCTCCTGCCGCTGCACATCAAGGGCCAGCGCTCGACGATCCCCGCCGGCGAGGGCCGCTTCCCGCAGGGCAAGGCGCCCACCGCGCGCCAGGAGCGCCGGGCGCTCAACCGCTCGCTCGAGTTCGTCAAGACGCTCCCGACGCCGTCCTCCGGCCAGGCCGCCGCGGCGCGCCGCAAGGCCGACCTCGCCCCCGGGCGCCTGGGGCGCGTCGGTGGCTCGTCGATGTTCGCCGTCGGCGATCGCAAGAAGAAGCGCGCGTGGCTGTTCAACGGCCCGCAGCTCGGCTTCTCGTCCCCCGAGCTGTTCGTCGAGCTCGAGCTCCACGGCCCCGGCACGGACGTCCGCGGCGTCACCGCCCCCGGCGTGCCGATCCTCGCCATCGGCCACAACGAGCACGTCGCCTGGGGCTACACGAGCGGCCTGAGCGACGAGGACGACCTCTACGCCGAGAAGCTCGTGCCGGGCCAGCCCGAGAAGTACGTCTTCCAGGGCCAGGAGCGCCAGATGGAGTGCCGCAACGAGACGTTCCAGTACACGACCACGCCGGCCGCCCTCCTGCTCGACGGCGCGGCGCCGGAGTTCGGCTCGAAGACCGAGCGCATCTGCCGCACCGTCCACGGCCCGGTCCAGGTCCGCGACGGCGGCGTCGCCTACGCGCGGCGCTACGCGATCTGGGGCCGCGAGCTCGACACCTTCCCCGGCCTCTCCGCGCTGGCGACCGCGCGCAGCGTGCAGGACGTCGACAAGGCGATGCGCACCGTGACCTGGAACGAGAACCTCATGGCCGCCGACGACCAGGGCAACATCGGCTACTGGCATCCCGGCCTCTTCCAGCAGCGCCCGCCGGGCTGGGACCAGCGCCTGCCGATGCCCGGCACCGGCGAGGCCGAGTGGCCCGGGTTCGTCGACCGGTCCAAGCTCCCCGCGGTGATCAACCCGCGCCAGGGCTGGCTCGCGAACTGGAACAACATCCCGTCGCAGGGCTGGACGACCGGCGACGGCGAGGCGACCGAGCGCGTCACCGGTCCGCTGCATCGCGTCGGGATCCTGCAGAAGACGGTGGCGCGGATGGCGAAGAACCCGTCGTTCGAGGCGGCCGAGGCGGTCATCCGCCGCGCCGGCGCCAGCGCCCAGCAGCGCACGCTGCTCGGGCCGCAGCTGCGGCGCATCGCGAAGAAGGCCCGCGGCGGCGCGGCGACCGTCCTGGGGACGATCCTCGCCTGGGACGGCGACTACCACCGCACCGACGAGGCCGGGAAGGTCGACGCGGGCGTCGCCGCCTGGAAGGCGTTCCGCGACGCCGCGATGGACGCGGCGCTCGCGCCCTTCGGCCCGGCCGGCCGGAAGTTCGGGACGACGACGAGCTCGTCGCACGTCTACGACTTCTCCAACGGCATGGCCTACGCGTTCCGGACGCTGGACGACCGCCAGCTCCGGCTCGCCGCAGCCGCCGCGCTCGGCCGTCTCGAGGACAAGTTTGGGACGACCGACCCGGCCGGCTGGCGCGAGCCGCGGACGATGTACGACGTGGGCACGCAGGGCGCCGCGCAGCCGGACGACCTGCCGTTCTTCGACCGCGGGACGTGGGAGCAGATCGTGGAGCTGGGCGGGTAG
- the lexA gene encoding transcriptional repressor LexA, which translates to MDLGKELTKRQQEIFDYIKRYSSDHGYPPTVRDIGKAVGLASSSTVHAHLANLEKLGLLRRDPSKPRAIELLDRVAGKVAGDVRSLVRGPGLPVVGQVAAGSPILAEENIEEYVEVPAAAGGADGEYVLRVRGESMKDVGILEGDYVVVRPQETARDGEIVVALVGEEATVKRFFRESDHVRLQPENAAMEPIRSKDVRVLGRVVGLFRSVR; encoded by the coding sequence GTGGACCTAGGCAAGGAGCTCACGAAGCGCCAGCAGGAGATCTTCGACTACATCAAGCGGTACTCGTCGGACCACGGCTACCCGCCCACGGTCCGCGACATCGGCAAGGCCGTCGGCCTCGCGTCGTCGTCGACGGTGCACGCGCACCTGGCGAACCTCGAGAAGCTCGGGCTGCTGCGGCGCGACCCGTCCAAGCCGCGGGCGATCGAGCTGCTCGACCGCGTCGCGGGCAAGGTCGCCGGCGACGTCCGGTCGCTCGTGCGCGGGCCCGGCCTGCCGGTCGTCGGCCAGGTCGCGGCGGGCTCGCCGATCCTCGCCGAGGAGAACATCGAGGAGTACGTCGAGGTCCCCGCGGCCGCGGGCGGCGCCGACGGCGAGTACGTGCTGCGCGTGCGCGGCGAGTCGATGAAGGACGTCGGGATCCTGGAGGGCGACTACGTGGTGGTCCGCCCGCAGGAGACCGCGCGCGATGGCGAGATCGTCGTCGCGCTGGTGGGGGAGGAGGCGACGGTCAAGCGGTTCTTCCGCGAGAGCGACCACGTGCGCCTGCAGCCCGAGAACGCGGCGATGGAGCCGATCCGCTCGAAGGACGTGCGCGTCCTGGGGCGCGTGGTCGGGCTCTTCCGCAGCGTGCGATGA
- a CDS encoding PaaI family thioesterase, which translates to MAEQLAHDPEATDRSLTITWEDPMGIAAAAAGRSGLEFLQAMVSGEVPKPPISELLGATAVEVEEGRVVFRIVPHESHYNPIGAVHGGIHATVLDAAMGCAVHSTLPAGTGYTTLEIKVNYVRAFRVDTGPAIATGTVIHRGGRIATAEGRLERESDGQLIAHATTTCIVFAP; encoded by the coding sequence ATGGCCGAGCAGCTCGCGCACGACCCCGAGGCGACCGACCGCTCCCTCACGATCACCTGGGAGGACCCGATGGGCATCGCCGCCGCCGCGGCGGGCCGCTCCGGGCTCGAGTTCCTCCAGGCGATGGTCAGCGGCGAGGTCCCCAAGCCGCCCATCAGCGAGCTGCTGGGCGCCACGGCCGTCGAGGTCGAGGAGGGTCGCGTCGTCTTCCGCATCGTCCCCCACGAGTCGCACTACAACCCGATCGGCGCGGTCCACGGCGGCATCCACGCCACCGTCCTCGACGCCGCGATGGGCTGCGCGGTGCACTCGACGCTCCCCGCGGGCACCGGCTACACGACCCTCGAGATCAAGGTGAACTACGTGCGCGCGTTCCGGGTGGACACCGGCCCGGCGATCGCCACCGGCACGGTCATCCACCGCGGCGGGCGCATCGCCACCGCCGAGGGCCGGCTCGAGCGCGAGAGCGACGGCCAGCTCATCGCGCACGCGACGACGACGTGCATCGTCTTCGCGCCGTGA
- the secG gene encoding preprotein translocase subunit SecG: protein MENVLAVIQVAFSVVLIFLVLMHSGKDAGLSGAFGVGTGQGKFGGGSMVERNLNRWTIAFALLWTANTILMLKTT, encoded by the coding sequence ATGGAGAACGTCCTCGCCGTCATCCAGGTCGCGTTCAGCGTCGTCCTCATCTTCCTGGTGCTCATGCACTCGGGCAAGGACGCCGGGCTCTCCGGGGCCTTCGGCGTGGGCACCGGCCAGGGCAAGTTCGGCGGCGGCTCGATGGTCGAGCGCAACCTGAACCGCTGGACGATCGCGTTCGCGCTCCTCTGGACCGCGAACACGATCCTCATGCTGAAGACGACCTAG
- a CDS encoding TldD/PmbA family protein gives MSETPLELADRALGHLGDEDGQATVTRERSLLARFARSRPTQATQVEDLTVHVLVLHDGHPGTATTNRTDDEALRDAAARAKAAAAAARRAAGAPGDHPGLPAPPATDAPEHAGFDAATAQLDAASAGAALGLAFERCAEHGVEAFGAWTAGDVATALASSRGVRASDRVTDAHMKVIARDAEGRSGWGAQTAVAAADVDPDWVARRALEKLPREAPIELGPGSYDVVLDRDAVGGLLEFLGWLAFDGLAHIEGRGAFDGKLGSAVAAPSITITDDPFARGTLPRAFDLEGTPKAPLALVDGGVARAVVHDSRSAARAGDGARSTGHALAPGGAPGGPMPTNLALAPGDAADEHVLAAPIERGLYVNRLWYLNVVHPKQVLLTGTTRDGTFLIEDGRITRPVRDVRFTDSVLRLLSETEQLGAAPALTTEGDFYGRRFAMGTLAVPLRARGLRVTG, from the coding sequence GTGAGCGAGACGCCGCTCGAGCTCGCCGACCGCGCGCTGGGCCACCTCGGCGACGAGGACGGCCAGGCCACGGTCACCCGCGAGCGCTCCCTGCTCGCGCGCTTCGCCCGCTCGCGCCCGACGCAGGCCACGCAGGTCGAGGACCTCACCGTCCACGTCCTGGTCCTCCACGACGGCCATCCCGGGACGGCGACGACCAACCGCACCGACGACGAGGCCCTGCGCGACGCCGCCGCCCGCGCGAAGGCCGCCGCGGCCGCGGCCCGCCGGGCCGCCGGCGCCCCCGGCGACCACCCCGGCCTCCCCGCGCCGCCGGCCACGGACGCCCCGGAGCACGCCGGCTTCGACGCCGCCACCGCGCAGCTCGACGCCGCGAGCGCGGGCGCCGCCCTCGGCCTGGCCTTCGAGCGCTGCGCTGAGCACGGCGTCGAGGCCTTCGGCGCCTGGACCGCCGGCGACGTCGCCACCGCGCTGGCCTCGAGCCGTGGCGTGCGCGCGAGCGACCGCGTGACCGACGCGCACATGAAGGTCATCGCCCGCGACGCCGAGGGGCGCTCGGGCTGGGGCGCGCAGACCGCGGTCGCCGCGGCGGACGTCGACCCCGACTGGGTCGCCCGCCGCGCCCTGGAGAAGCTGCCGCGCGAGGCGCCCATCGAGCTCGGCCCCGGCAGCTACGACGTCGTCCTGGACCGCGACGCCGTCGGCGGCCTGCTCGAGTTCCTCGGCTGGCTGGCCTTCGACGGCCTCGCCCACATCGAGGGCCGCGGCGCCTTCGACGGCAAGCTCGGCAGCGCCGTCGCCGCCCCGTCGATCACCATCACCGACGACCCGTTCGCCCGCGGCACGCTCCCGCGCGCGTTCGACCTCGAGGGCACGCCGAAGGCGCCGCTCGCGCTCGTCGACGGCGGCGTCGCCAGGGCCGTCGTGCACGACTCGCGCAGCGCCGCCCGCGCGGGTGACGGCGCGCGGTCGACCGGCCACGCCCTGGCGCCGGGCGGCGCGCCCGGCGGACCCATGCCGACGAACCTCGCGCTCGCGCCCGGCGACGCCGCCGACGAGCACGTCCTGGCGGCGCCGATCGAGCGCGGCCTCTACGTGAACCGGCTCTGGTACCTCAACGTGGTGCACCCCAAGCAGGTCCTGCTCACCGGCACCACGCGCGACGGCACCTTCCTCATCGAGGACGGCCGCATCACCCGCCCGGTCCGCGACGTGCGCTTCACCGACTCCGTCCTGCGCCTGCTCAGCGAGACCGAGCAGCTCGGCGCGGCGCCCGCCCTCACCACCGAGGGCGACTTCTACGGGCGGCGCTTTGCGATGGGGACGCTGGCGGTGCCGCTGCGGGCCCGCGGCCTGCGCGTGACCGGCTAG